Proteins encoded by one window of Dioscorea cayenensis subsp. rotundata cultivar TDr96_F1 chromosome 6, TDr96_F1_v2_PseudoChromosome.rev07_lg8_w22 25.fasta, whole genome shotgun sequence:
- the LOC120262848 gene encoding uncharacterized protein LOC120262848, translated as MAEWRRVGLPRRSSGGYTRPPKNSRPPPQLGFWNPDVPSWERQFFINECPVTWEQLSYVKQSVSLYKNVQNWVDSAALEAFQNAKFRYWANINNCQSDIPLPDPDIYIDKVDYNVVIDPEIVADLYIEPEQPTLAESSFDYMNVPIVPTGWDDTEVPLPTNGLTAEHLSRIGIISTGWGEAKNDSGQDVKPFNAWNATSQEVTDDYSSKRNTGDCWGDANVNNSRWENERKFEPHGNSNNDMGKVW; from the exons ATGGCGGAGTGGAGAAGAGTAGGTTTGCCCCGAAGGAGTTCCGGCGGGTACACCAGACCGCCCAAGAACTCCAGGCCACCACCTCAGCTCG GCTTTTGGAATCCGGATGTTCCTTCTTGGGAGAGACAATTCTTCATTAATGAGTGTCCAGTTACATGGGAGCAACTGAGTTATGTCAAGCAATCTGTGTCACTTTACAAAAATGTTCAAAATTGGGTTGATTCAGCGGCATTAGAGGCTTTTCAGAATGCAAAATTCCGTTATTGGGCAAATATTAACAACTGCCAATCTGACATCCCGTTGCCAGATCCAGACATATATATTGACAAGGTTGACTACAACGTGGTTATTGATCCAGAAATAGTGGCTGATTTGTATATTGAGCCTGAACAACCGACACTAGCGGAAAGCTCTTTCGACTATATGAATGTACCAATTGTACCCACCGGATGGGATGATACAGAAGTTCCACTTCCCACGAACGGTCTGACCGCTGAACATCTATCTCGAATTGGTATTATCAGTACTGGATGGGGTGAAGCCAAAAATGATTCTGGCCAGGATGTGAAGCCTTTCAATGCCTGGAATGCTACTAGTCAGGAAGTGACCGATGATTACAGCAGCAAACGGAACACAGGTGATTGTTGGGGAGATGCGAATGTGAACAATAGTAGATGGGAGAATGAGCGGAAATTTGAGCCTCATGGAAACAGTAACAATGACATGGGAAAAGTTTGGTAG